AAGAATATTAACGTAGCTAAACACAAAAATTAACGTACGAGTACTAATAAAAAATAGCTAAAATTAGATACCAATATCATATCTTTTCAAATAACAACAATTGGAGAAAATAGTTTAGAATACAGcaatattcattattcatttctTTTGATTTCACCATAGTTGTCTACcaataaataaaaactttgtgATTCCTAGCTTGATACCCAAATAGCCCACTGATTGCTAAGAAAATAAGACAATATGTCTTATAGTATAATCTAAAAAGAATCAATAACTCTCACCAATAACACTTTAATTAATGAAGCAAACATGCAATAATTTATTACAAGACATTACAAATTATCCATGTAAACATTTATGTCACACAAAATTACAAGATTTTGTCACAAAAAAATGAGATGAAGATTATAAATGTATTGATCATAAACTACATTGGGGCAAGGAAGGGCTAAAATGAGTTGAGATAACTCCATGGTTAAGCAACTCAAGCAAAGGTATGAATTTCACACACCTTGGCACCTTATATTGTCCTAAAGATGCCCCTCTTGAAATTGCAAAATCTCTCATCTTGTCAAAGGTCCCCTTCTTCACCACTCGGATCTCGAGCGGGCCAATGGCTGGGTTATGAACCCGGTAATAACGGTACACGTAACTCATGGAGTTCTCTATGGTCAAGCAACATTTCTCCATGACGTCGTCCAACCCTAATTTAGTTGTCGCGTCACTGGTAGTAGTAGATAGCTCACAGTAGATGACATAGTGACCTGGAATCGTCTTGACATCTGCATAACTAGTGTAGTCCACCACTCTTATTGTGCCAAAGTTTTGTAGCACATCATACACTTTCTCCATTGCATTTTGCAACTCGGACTCGGTCGTCTTTTCAGCATGTACGCTTAGTAGCACATTGTTTCTCCTCACGAACTTGAATTGTGGGGCCGAGTTGTAGAATCCTGTTGGGCTAAGAACATCCTCAACTCGTAACcttgaaaataaatatatattttgttAAATTGCATGTCCCAAATTAAACTTAGCGGAACGTAACATGCAACTAATTTCAACTAGGCCTGATCATCTTGAACCCGGTCCTCTGGTTCAATACGAAAGTAGCGGATTTTGGGCATATTTTTAAACCAAAATTTTGGAGCCTGGCTCGATTATAAAAATTCGACGGATTTTGGGCAactcaaaattagaattttagttataaaattgACCCAAAAGGCCCAATATATATTTTGGCCGAAAATAGTGGGTTCCGGGCATGAAATCGGCCCAAAGTTTGACCAGGCCCGACAAAATGGCATAATCTATTGGTCATGGCCTGGCCCGAACCCATTCAGACCCCCATTTTGACCAGGTCTAATTTCACTAGAGGAAGTATATACGTAACTAGTAAAGTAACACGTGACACGTACCTGTACAAACCATCATAGGTTGTAACCACGAGCTCGTACTCGTGTCCGACCTTGACATCTGCCAAGTCAACGAGCTGATCGGACGACTGCTCATTGTCCAACGACTGCTCATTGTCCGACGACGAGGTGTTGAGGGGGAGGAACTCAAAATAGGCCATATTTGGAATCAAGGTGTAAGAGACCTCATAAGGGTCACACAAAGGGTTCAAATTGATACCAAAAGCACCTTCTGAACAAGTGTACTTAAGACTCACAATAGGTACACCGCCACTATAATGGTTCAAAACGGGTATATATTGGGCCATGGAACCCGTGACAATAACATCCAAGTACTTAATATTAGGCCAAATCTTTTTCAAAATCCCCTCCCAATTCTCTCCTTTGCAAGCATTGTAAACCAACTTAGCCAACTCGGGTTCGGGCCGTTTCACTACGTGCTCGACCATATGAGCACGTAGGCCCGTGTCCGAGATCTTCGTACTCAACGTACCGGAGGAGATATCGTCGCAAAGTTCAGAGTAGTGGTCGCGGAGGAAGTGGATGACCACGACTAAAGTCGAGGCAAAGTGTGCATCAACACGAACGACCTCGTTGCGTTGGTAGAAGCCACATAAGAGTTGTGTATAGATTGATTGAAAATTGTCTAGGCAAAGTATGGCTTCTTTTGGACCAGTAAAGTTGTTGTAAGGGTCACAAGGTGTGTTTCCaagatcataaagacttttgtTGTAACTAGTTAAACATCCAACGGCCATAAGTCCTCCTTGTGTCTTGGTTTCATCTCTTATAAATAAGAAACTCAATACCTTTCCGTTCTCTAAGCCTTGAAAACATCTGTATAAATACATACACACATAAAAATATTAACTTCTTAGTGCATGATAGGTAAAAAGATTGATTAAGAATGCAAATAATACACACAAAGATTTCACGTGATTCACTAATATAGTAACAAGTGTTAACCTGGTCAACTTGAGCTTAGCCTGAAAATCAGCGGGTTTGGGCTGATTTTTAGGCATGTTTTTTGGTCGGGCCCAATTTACTTTTACTTATAAATTTGGCCAGGTCAAACGTGCTACGTTTGGCCCAAAGCTTGGCCCGACCTGATATAATAGGCCGATTTTGAGGTCGCAACCTAGCCCAGCCCAGCCCGcattttgatcaggtctactacATCCACATTGAGACCCTCGTGTTGGGTTACGTCGTTTTGTAGgggaattaattaactaattcaAAGCATATTCTAATAATTTAACTACGTACTAGTAGCAATTCAATCAGTTAAGGAGTAAGAGAGAACACTTTTCTAACCTCGCTTACTCAAGGTTAGAGGTTCAATCGCTATTAGGAAATTTAAGGGGTCAATTTCATAAATGAAACGTATCATTATATCAATTTCAGAAATATTGTATTAATATTAGTGTTGACGTCCGTTATACTCCATATGTTCTTTATTGCATGTTCTAGGTACGCACATTCCGTCCTAATCCAATTTGTTAAGaactttattttttctaattttttctaATCTGGTATGATCTGGAAATGTTGTTTGGACTAGTTTAATCAGATGTGAATTAGTTTGATCTGGAGTTTTTGACATATTTATATGAACATATCAAGGTATATATAATCTGATCTGAACTAATTTGGTTTAATCTAGATTTGTTGAATATGATCTAGACTATTCTATTTTAATTTGGATTAGTATCATATGATATGACATGGTATGATGTGAACTTTTTTTTCTCATATAGATCTGAACTGATTTGCCATAATTAGTAAGTAATAAGATCTTGAAGTAAAAAGTAGTAGTCATAAATTCGAAAATCTCACTGGCTAACAAGAGGCAAAAGAACTTTGTATTGTTGATGTCTCCTTGGTATTTCCTGGTCAGTTGCTGGTATCAGATTTGGCTCTCCTCCCGAAGTTCCCGAACTACACGAATGAGTGCGTTGCGTTGTATGTCAAGGGGATATGTTgcgattataaaaaaaaatattaaaaaattaaaaataaaaatttaattaccTACTAAAGAGTTGAGAAAAAGGGCGAGCACATAATATAGGAGAGAAATCACCATTAACAACGCGTTGGATATCTGGCTTCAAGTCTTCATACATGGCGACTGGCACCTTAGACTTGAACGTCTCTCTATCGACACACCCTTTAGGTAAACCATATCGTTTCAGGTACTCTACTTCCGAGTTTTGGCTTAAGATCTCGGCCAAAACTCGGGATTGCACTTCGTTACATCTGCTCGTAACATCCTCAATAAATTGCAAAGCATTATTAGTATCACCATTTTCTTGATGAATGCACATAATTTCAAGTAcgttatttaaattatgaaattttagtTTTGGAAATTAATACAAGTGTAAGTTGTTAATGTTGTCTACTCTTATAGCATGATTTTAGTTGTTCTGAGTGGTTAATTTTGCAATGTAATAATCTTAGGATAAGAGAAAGTTAAGCAAACACTAATAATATAAATAGTAAAAACAAAATAATGTTTAAGGCCTAGGATCAACTAAATTtcctttccctcaaaaaaaagaaaaaaagaaaagaaaaaaccaCACTAAATTTCCTATCTCTCTTATTTGTTTTGGCATGGATTATATGAATATACTGtaattgttggggtgttaaaatgggcccaccattttaacccaaaagccaataaaaccCACTCAAGCCCAATACCACCAACAAGGCCTCAAAAGGCCCAAcaaggcactatatatacccctcaaagggcaaggtaaaaggggtcattctctaaccctagagaagccaccctattctctctcccctaaacacctcattttatacatcaattgtactgacttgagcgtcggaggctccgcctcggggacccccctTTGGCTtggagttcatcttgcaggcaccgtacgtAACCGGAACTCAAGATATCAAGGACGCTCCTACTatcgtttcaaccccggaaCAGTAATGATGTATGATGTATGATGTATATCTATTTACATAATAACAATATACACATACTATCCCGTTCTTAAATGGTAGTCCTAGTTTGCCTATTCCAGAGTTTCAACTGAATATATTTGAACTTTAATATCTCCAATTAACTACGGTTGTTGAcaaattataaaatttgatattgtaaAACTATAAATCGAGACTCGTGAAACAATATCCAACATGaagttttgaaatatatattggaaataatttagaagattcGCTTCAATTGTAAATAGTATCAAGATTCTAAAGaggactaacattcaagaactGATGAAGTATCATTCTCTATTAAAATTCATTATATAACGTAGGTGATGCAACTATGCTTATTTCACGCATATTATTTTCTACGGAGTATACATATCTCGTATTTTCAATCGTGATACGCATTATACTTTCGTTGTCACCAACAAATTTTGCATCATAGCCAAAAAATGGCTACAAGCAATTCAACCCCAACTTTCTCATATTCTCAACCAACACTTCCTTCTTTAATGAAAAACACTTCCTATCTTCGATGGAGAACATTATACTATTGGAATAGTCAATTGCAAACCTTCTTTAGCTCGTGGAAGACAACTATGAAGACCTCCGAAAGTGCTAATGAAGCACAACAAAAAGTATAAACATTTTATACTTTTATTCAAAATGGACGCAAACAATATTCGAAATACTGATTAGTTCGTTCTTGGTACTGATTAGTCTCAATAAAGATTATGTCAGTACTAATAAAGTAAAAAAGTTAATTGAAAGTGATCAACGGTGTATTGGTAGATCAATAACGTACAAATTTATACCAGCAACATAAGTTTATACCAATACAAGTTATTTGCGTTCACAATGACTCTGGACGTTCTTGTTTTAGCCAACACCCAAATGAGATAACGTCTTCAAtgtgttttttgtttgtttttgtttgaCAACAGATcttcacatcaatcacacattCTGAAATTTCCAGGGAGATTACCCTTCTTGGCTCTTGCTAATTCCTGCTATATCTCTTCAATACCTACGGCCATTTTGTATCCATACAAACAGTTCAAAGGTCCCACTCACTTTTCAGAATTCCAACCAAAAAAAATGCCAAAAAATCCCCACCAAAATCACAAAATTCGTTACCCTCAACTTAACACAGCAACTCTCACTACCATCATCCTGTGCTACCATGGCTACTGCCATGGCAGTTGCAACTAATTTGCAATTTAGCCCTTTAATCAATCGCAGAATGAACACAAATTTTGTTAGGGGAAAACCCCAGCTTTCTCTAAATGTTGGCATTAAACCCATCAAATGTCAATCGAATTCTGAAAAATCAGGGGCACCCATTAAAATTGTTGGAACTGGGTATCGATTCTTGCAAGTGGGTCCTCAAAAAACTCATTCAAATCGAACAACTTTGGCAAAATCACTTGGTTCTAAAGATGGTGTTACTTCCTCAATCTCTCAAACTGTGAGTAATCTGGCTTTCTTTTTCCAGTTTATACATAATGTCATGTTTGCATTGAGGCACTGTTAACTTCTGGGTGAATTATTGCTTGTTTCGCCGTGTATTATACAACGTGTTTATTTTGTACTTCAGAACTGTAATATTTGTGTGAACTTGATTACAATTGAGGTGGGTTATTGTTACTTTGGCTTGTCAACTCAAAATTTTGATTGCCATTTTGTGTTTATTGATTTAGTCAGGTACTGAGTATTGTTCATCTAATTGTTTAAATTAGGATAGCAATGTTGATGTAATATGTAGATTGATTGAATATCAATTGTTGGTTTGGCTTAGAATATGATGGTGGCTTGGTGTTTTATTGATAAAATCAGGTGGTGGGTGTACTGCATTTGGTTGTTTCACTAGGGATTATTCTGGCAATGGATAATTTTCTGAAGCAGGCTTTTGTAACTGCATCAATTCAATTCCCAAGTGCATTATTTGGAATGTTTTGTACATTTTCTGTTCTGACAATCCTTGATGCTATCGTTCCGGCTGCTGCAGCAAGTTTGATGAACTTTTTTGAGCCAGCTCTTCTGTTTATTCAAAGGTGGCTTCCATTGTTTTATGTTCCTTCACTGGTAATCTTGCCTCTTGCTGTTAGAGATATACCTGCAGCTTCTGGATTGAAAATTGTTGGCATTTTAGGTATTTGCATTTATCACCCCCTTAAAATCATGCTTTGTTTATCTGCTCCTTTTAGATGCAAATCTTGTTATAACAATTGTAATCCTTTTCCA
This Spinacia oleracea cultivar Varoflay chromosome 6, BTI_SOV_V1, whole genome shotgun sequence DNA region includes the following protein-coding sequences:
- the LOC110790586 gene encoding indole-3-acetic acid-amido synthetase GH3.3 → MCIHQENGDTNNALQFIEDVTSRCNEVQSRVLAEILSQNSEVEYLKRYGLPKGCVDRETFKSKVPVAMYEDLKPDIQRVVNGDFSPILCARPFSQLFSSSGTSGGEPNLIPATDQEIPRRHQQYKVLLPLVSQCFQGLENGKVLSFLFIRDETKTQGGLMAVGCLTSYNKSLYDLGNTPCDPYNNFTGPKEAILCLDNFQSIYTQLLCGFYQRNEVVRVDAHFASTLVVVIHFLRDHYSELCDDISSGTLSTKISDTGLRAHMVEHVVKRPEPELAKLVYNACKGENWEGILKKIWPNIKYLDVIVTGSMAQYIPVLNHYSGGVPIVSLKYTCSEGAFGINLNPLCDPYEVSYTLIPNMAYFEFLPLNTSSSDNEQSLDNEQSSDQLVDLADVKVGHEYELVVTTYDGLYRLRVEDVLSPTGFYNSAPQFKFVRRNNVLLSVHAEKTTESELQNAMEKVYDVLQNFGTIRVVDYTSYADVKTIPGHYVIYCELSTTTSDATTKLGLDDVMEKCCLTIENSMSYVYRYYRVHNPAIGPLEIRVVKKGTFDKMRDFAISRGASLGQYKVPRCVKFIPLLELLNHGVISTHFSPSLPQCSL